The genomic window agatgacatagagatttgtaaagcacacacggatctgaaaggttcagacccgttgactataacctctctcacaagcataacatgatcaaacccagaactcatcgagtgttaatcacatggtaaatgtgaactagattattgactctagtaaactctttgggtgttagtcacatggggatgtgaccttgagtgttaatcacatatcgatgtgaactagattattgactctagtgcaagtgggagactgttggaaatatgccctagaggcaataataaattgattattattatatttccttgttcatgataatcgtttattatccatgctagaattgtattgataggaaactcagatacatgtgtggatacatagacaacaccatgtccctagtaagcctctagttgactagctcgttaatcaatagatggttacggtttcctgaccatggacattggatgtcgttgataacgggatcacatcattaggagaatgatgtgatggacaagacccaatcctaagcctagcacaagatcatgtagttcgtatgctaaagcttttctaatgtcaagtatcatttccttagaccatgagattgtgcaactcccggataccgtaggagtgctttgggtgtgccaaacgtcacaacgtaactgggtggctataaaggtacactacgggtatctctgaaagtgtctgttgggttggcacgaatcgagattgggattttgtcactccgtgtaaacggagaggtatctctgggcccactcggtaggacatcatcataatgtgcacaatgtgaccaaggggttgatcacgggatgatgtgttacggaacgagtaaagagacttgccggtaacgagattgaacaaggtatcggtataccgacgatcgaatctcgggcaagtaccataccgctagacaaagggaattgtatacgggatcgattgagtccttgacatcgtggttcatccgatgagatcatcgtggaacatgtgggagccaacatgggtatccagatcccgctgttggttattgaccggagaacatctcggtcatgtctgcatgtctcccgaacccgtagggtctacacacttaaggttcgatgacgctagggttataaaggaagcttgtatgtggttaccgaatgttgttcggagtcccggatgagatcccggacgtcacgaggagttccggaatggtccggaggtaaagatttatatataggaagtcctgtttcggccatcgggacaagtttcggggtcatcggtattgtaccgggaccaccggaagggtcccgggggcccaccgggtggggccacctgccccggggggccacatgggctgtagggggtgcgccttggcctacatgggccaagggcaccagcccctagaggcccatgcgccaagatataggaaaaaggggagagtcctaaagggggaaggcacctccgaggtgccttggggaggatggactcctccccccctcttagccgcaccccttccttggaggaaggggcaaggctgcgcctcccccctctcccctgcccctatatatagtggaggggagggagggcatccatacctgagcccttggcgcctccctccctcccgtgacacctcctcctctcccgtaggtgcttggcgaagccctgcaggattgccacgctcctccatcaccaccacgccgttgtgctgctgctggatggagtcttcctcaacctctccctctctccttgctggatcaaggcgtgggagacatcgtcgagctgtacgtgtgttgaacgcggaggtgccgtccgttcggcactaggatcatcggtgatctgaatcacgacgagtacgactccatcaaccccgttcacttgaacgcttccgcttagcgatctacaagggtatgtagatgcactctccttcccctcgttgctagtctctccatagatagatcttggtgacacgtaggaaaattttgaatttctgctacgttccccaacagtccggaggtggccggtcgtccgttcgtcggtcgtccggtggcttcgGTCTCGCAGAGTTGGCTCTGGTGTGGAATTACCGGTCGTCCGGagggggccggacgtccgctcgctgtagcTCTCATCGGCAGGGACTTGGGTCGGCTGggccttcaggcgccggacgtccggtcctgggcggacgtccgctcgctggagcgTCAGGCGCCGGATGTCCAATCCTgggcggacgtccgctcgctggagcttcttcggtagctcttcttcttgtccttcatactcggtgtcctcgccgtcttgtccattggatgtagCTGTTTCGTGGccttcctctaagtacctgatcacacatagtgtttccgcttgaggtagtagccatgtctcatgtgtagaaagtggtagttcggagaggagcgagttcaccttattttcgatagcctttgctcgagctcttgtcattggtccaaatGATGTCGTGAAAGATGTAGATACGTCCATgaggatgatcgtgggatgctccgcatcagatacAACCACCGTTTTTTGCCGTTTACAACCACCCTTCTAGTCATTCAACTATATATTGACTCTGAAAAGTGAATGTGCTAGTAGACAATTCTTCGTATTTTTTTCTCATActtccttcgtcccataatatgAATATGAGAGGTTATTACAGCCGATAAGCAGTGGAAAAACGGTTGTACATGTTTCACGAGGTACAAATATCCAGTCGCTGATTAAATAGAAGAAGAAGCAAAAAAAATGCATGGTAAGAATAAACAATCTATCAACTTGTGTATCTCTATCGATACAGTGGTATATACTGAAAAAACCGCTCTCCGGCCCACGGGTATGTACGAAGAGCAAAAACGGTTGTCcatccatgcaaaaaaaaaaaaaacgttCGCCCATATGCCCTAAAAAAAATCATCGGCAAAAAAGAATAAAGAATGTGTATTGATGTTTGTGGTCAAAAAAAAAAGAATGTGTATTGATGTTTTCTTTCTCTGCACTGAGGGATGAGATCGCCCGTACGGTAGATTCTACCGTAGCACGGCGGAGGCGAGGAAGCTGAGCACGGCGACGGCGCCGACGGCGGAGCAGCACAAGTCGACGAGCACCTCCCGCCTTGCCTTGGACTCCTTTCGCCCCCTCTTGCTCCTCACGAACTCCTCGTACCTCCTCTTGGCCTCCTCTCTTTCCTTCTCGCCTCCTTTCCTCGGCCCTTCCATTGCGGCTGCAAGAAACCGCAGGCAGCCTTCGCCGCTGACCGCCGCGTTTTCGGCGTCCTCGACGGTGAGGCTGACCTCCCTAAGGTATCCGGCCTCCTCCGAGCAGGTGACTGTGGTCTCGAACTTGCTCCCGCCGAGCACCGCCGCGAACCGCACCAACGTCTCGCCGGTGTACCAGTGTCTATCCACGGCCACCGCCCGCCGGCTCGACACGTTCACCGCCCGGCCGCTTCGGGGGTCAACGACGATCCAGCTGAGCTCCAAATCCGACGGAGAGAGCGAGGCCGCCGGCACCGGGTCCTTGCACTCGACGGCGTCCACGCGAAACGGCGAGGTCAGGAACCACGAGGACGACGTGGACGTCTCGACGACCCGAGAAAAGAGGGGCGCTCCCTTGTGGTACATGTCCACGGCGGAGATGAGCTCGCCGGGCAGACATTGATCAGCCGCGGTGACGGGAGCAACATCCGTGGAACTGGACGGGAAGGGGAAGGCGTCGGCGAAGAGGCGCTGCGGAGAGACGGCCGCGGAGTCGAGGATGTTGCTCTGCTGGGTCTGCAGCAGCGATGGCCACCGTGCGACGCAGAGCGCGCGCCACGTCTCGGGCTCCGCGGCGAGGGCGCGGAGGCCTGCCGTGGCGCAGCTCGCGGCGGCCAGGGACCGGCCGTCGAGGCGGCGCAGCGCGCAGGCCAGCACGTCGGCGGGCAGGTCCTCCACGGTGGTCGTCGGCATTTTCCCGGCCTCCCCGTCGGCCGACTCTGCTCCCACGTACCACAAGCCGGAGTAGCTAGCGTCACCACAAGCGCGGCCGGAGGTCCAACAATCTCCTCCCCGAACTCCAGACGCCGAGTGGGAATGCGATGGCTAGCAATGCGACCAAGAGTTGTTTGTTTATAGGCGTGCCGCGTGCACAACGCGCTGATGCCTTGTCGTGTCTTCCCTGTTTGGCCATGGCGAAAGTGACGCCGTGACAGCCCGACGGGCCGGGCCGGGCGCGTTCGGCCAACGGGAGAGACGTGCCTTGCGCGCCGGCGGGATCGCGCGGACGGCCGGTGTCGCGGGGCCGCGGACGTGCGTGCGGCGTGCCGGGAAGTGGGGGTTCTGAACAGACAGAGAGTTTTGTCGGTGCCAGCCTCTGCAGGTTAGCCCGTAGCGGCAGGCGCCGGCGACGGACGtacgcacacgcacgcacgcacgcacgcgatCGGTGTGTTTGCATGCATACGCGTGCCGTCCGAAACACCGGTTCCACGATCATGCGCTGGGCATTGCTGTGGATTCTGGCCTTCCAGATCCAAATGGGAAGAGCCCGTTGAAGCAGTTGTGTTCCTGCTGTAATTCCGACTAAAATATTGCATGCTGTAGGAACGTCTGCCAGATTGACGTGGGCACGAGACACCTGCAAGTTCCATCCGTGTCTGTGAAGCATTGGCCGGCTAGTTCTTGCATCATGTGCTATGCTCTTCTTACGTTAGCATACGTACCTCGTTTCTCCGTGACAATTCTTCCTTTTTAAGCCCGAAAACACGTCGGTTTTGTCGTATGTTCCATATTTCTTCGTCGGTCATTCTCGGTTATGCTCTTAGCTGTTGTCGCCCGCACCATTCAGCTAAGCTTTCGAGCATCTACACCCTGCCCTCTCGTACCCGTCTCAGATGTCCGGACAGGCCGTCCGATCCACCAGTCAAAAAAAAGACCCAATCAAACCTCTCAAACCGCGTACAAACGCCCGGACTGACCGGCAGCCCAAATCTAGGGCGGCCCGGGCATGCCCGCCTGAGGCCAAAATCACTATTTTAACCCTTTCAGCAAACTTTGTCACAAAGTAAATtcgacatgaaagtatttcacgatctgacccttttagcaacgccaTAGCCCGCGGCGTTTCTGCTCAAAATAAAAACGCCGAGCTAGCTAGCGTTCCTGTTCAAAAAAGAAGCGCCGAGGTAGCTCGCGTTGCGGACCAGGTGAGAAACGCCAGAGTGCTTTGGCGTTTCTGCCCCGGACAGCAACACCAGGAGCATTGGCGTTTCCATGTTGCGTCGCATGCTTGTACTCTAGCCAACGTCTTGCCTGTTTGTTATAAGCGAGGACATCCAGCATCTAATTATCACATATCTGCTTCTGACCTACATGTACGTATATCCAATATCTACAATATACTAGTACACTTCTCACTTTTGCTCGTGGCATCCTACAGTAAATAAACTTTAACGTGGCAGGAGAGCATGCAATGAATTGACAAGAGGACCCTTTGTGTATACTAGCAGCACAGTACTGTACGTGTCCTCTCTATGACATAAATCCGTGGCACACCGTACGCCTAGATGTCGCAGCTGAGCCTGAGCTAGCTAGGAGGAACCAACATATCTCTGCGACAAGTGCCTTTTGCGGCCGCATGCTCCAAGAAAACACACAAAAAGAGCTGCCACTGTCCTCCATAACCTCACCGTGGCATGCATGAGCTGATCGACGCCAGAGGCTGAAACTGCAAAAGGAAGGCCGCAGTATGTACGTACCGTGGAGTAGCTacgcctagctagctagctagtccaTGGAAACGCCAATGCTCATGGCGTTGCTAGCCAGGGCAGCAACGCCCACTAGCTTGGCGTTTCTATGTGAATCGGCAATGCTAGCTA from Triticum aestivum cultivar Chinese Spring chromosome 3B, IWGSC CS RefSeq v2.1, whole genome shotgun sequence includes these protein-coding regions:
- the LOC123066020 gene encoding probable F-box protein At2g36090 — its product is MPTTTVEDLPADVLACALRRLDGRSLAAASCATAGLRALAAEPETWRALCVARWPSLLQTQQSNILDSAAVSPQRLFADAFPFPSSSTDVAPVTAADQCLPGELISAVDMYHKGAPLFSRVVETSTSSSWFLTSPFRVDAVECKDPVPAASLSPSDLELSWIVVDPRSGRAVNVSSRRAVAVDRHWYTGETLVRFAAVLGGSKFETTVTCSEEAGYLREVSLTVEDAENAAVSGEGCLRFLAAAMEGPRKGGEKEREEAKRRYEEFVRSKRGRKESKARREVLVDLCCSAVGAVAVLSFLASAVLR